One Paenibacillus sp. SYP-B4298 genomic window, CCGCAGCGTCCTCGGCAACCGCAGCCGCTTCATCAGAGCAGGCGCTGCTGCTGGAAGGCGAAGCTGCAGCCGATTCCTCTGCGGGTGACGCTTCGCCAGCTAGGAGCACGGCTTCTTCCGGCTGCCTAAGCTTCGGTGCCTGCGGCAGCAAAATTTCGTGCGGCAAGGCCGGATTGTCGCTGTAATACTGCGCGACGAATGTCATAAAGTCATCATGCGCTTCCCCATAATACGGGAAGGTGGTCGCATGCCGCTCAATCATTTTGCCCTGACGCATATATAGAATCTGCACGCACATCCAGCCCTTGTCCACTGCGTACCCGAACACATCCCGATCGCGCGTATCGGTCAACGTAATCTTCTGCTTCTCCATCATGGCATCGATCGCCATCATCTGGTCGCGGTATTCCTTGGCTCGCTCGAACTCCAGCGCCTCTGCCGCCTCCTCCATTTTTGCACGCAGTTGCTCCTTGACCTCGCCATGCCCACCGTTCAGAAATCGTGCAATGCCTTGAGCCATCTCATCATAGACCGCTTGATCCACCTCATATTCGCAAGGCGCGACGCACTGTCCCATATGATAATACAGACAGACCTTATCCGGCAGTGTATTGCACTTGCGTAGCGGATAGAGACGATCGAGCAGCTTCTTGGTCTGTTGCGCGGCGTAGCCGTTCGGATACGGGCCGAAATATTTGGCCTTGTCCTTCAAGACTCTGCGAGTCACTTCAAGCTTCGGATGCGGCTCATGCGTAATCTTCAGATAAGGAAAGGTCTTGTCGTCCTTGAGCAATACATTATAGCGCGGATGATACTGCTTGATCAGGTTGCACTCCAGGATGAGCGCCTCCATGTTGCTGCTGGTGACAATATATTCAAAATCGCGAATCTCGGAAACGAGACGCTGCGTTTTTCCATTATGACTGCCGCTGAAGTAAGAACGTACCCGGTTCTTCAGCACCTTGGCCTTGCCAACATAGATGATGGTGCCCTCACCATTCTTCATCAGGTAGCAGCCCGGCTGGTCAGGCAGCAGCGCCAGCTTGCTGCGAATCAGCTCCTCTGCGGCCGCCCGGCCATGTTCTGTCGTTGGCTCTTGCATGCTTCTCCCCCCTGCGCTTGACTCTGCTTCCTCTATTGTAGCACAGCCCTGCAACCTCCCGCCTTTATTTGTCGGGCGCCCCCGCCACTCTCTCCCAAATTAAAGCGGATTCAAGAGCTTATTTTCCTTTACAAGCGCTCATGAAGTTGGGTATACTAGGATAAGCTAAATATGAGATCATGATCAATGGATGACAGCGTTTAAGAGGCAGACGGCTCTTCCGATCGTCGCATAGCGGCCATCTGATGCTGTGCCCTGCTGCACCTGTCGTACTGAGGAGGATATAGGATGGAGAATGTAAGAGATCCGCGCGAGCATTTTAATGAAGAACCACGTCATGACTTCACGGATGTTGTGATGGGGTTTGTCGGTATGGCCGGGTTTATGACCGTTATATTTGCTCTGGCTGTTATCATTAAGTTTGTCATTTCCTAATCATCCGCCCGCTCGGCTGATGTTGGGAGCACGCTCATCATTATTAAGAGAGATGGAGCCGCATGGCGCACCTAGCGCCGTGTGGCTCCATCTTTTTTGTGCTGTTTGTTATCACGCGAGCAGACGACGGCCTTCCTCAGCAGGGGAGCAGCCAGGGCAGGTCATCGAATAAGTCCCAGCCAATGCCAGAACGGGATGGAGACCATCACCGCCAGCAACACTGCAGCCCCATACGCCAGAGCAATCTGCTGGCCTTGCCGGTGGCTGAACGCCTTGCCCTCCGAGCTGTAATAGGCCGTGAGATACGTCGGTGATTGGTAGGTGAAAAAGAACGGATCGGTCGCAAGCAAAATGACGAATACAAGCACCCAGGGATGTATGCCCAGCCCCGTCGAAATAGGCAGCAGCGCGGTAATAAGCAATATGACCGCCGGATCATCCCGAATCACCAGCGTCACGGCGAATGACAGTACAATGACTGCCAGCAAAAAAAGCAGCGGTGAAGCGGCGAACACTCCCATATGACCGCTCAGATAGCCCGACATAGCCTCCGCTATACCGAGCTGCTCTACCGCAGCGGCGAAGCTGAACGCTACCCCAAGGAAGAGCAGAAAGGTCCAGTCTATGCCAGTGGATAGCGTCCGCCGATCCAGCGCGCCCGTCACGATCAGCACGCCAAAGCCGCCCAGCATGATCCAGGTGCTGTCCACGCCATGCAGCGGCTGAGCGATCATGAGCAAGATGCAGGATACCACGGTCAACAGCGCGATCCGCTCCAGCTTCGACAGGGGACCAAGCAGCCCAAGCTGCTGATCGAGCACCTCCGGCGAGATGGGACGCAGCGCTTCTGTGCGCCCAAACATGCGCAGCAGCAGTGCAATCATCACCGCGGCGAAGACGGCCAGAGCAGGAATAGCATAGACCAGCCAGGCGAGCCAGGACACCGGGTGCTTGCCGCCAGCCAGACCGTAGGCCATCACATTCGTATAAGAGCCTGTCAGCACGAACGGCGCGGTAAAGCCGTAGAAGATCATTGCCGCCAGGCCGAAGCCTGCCGCCCCTTTGCTGCGATCGGCAAGCCCCATCGACTCCGACAAGGTGCGGGCGATCGGAACACCCAGCGACACCTTAACGGAGGACGAAGGAATAAGCGGATTCATCGCCAAGCCCCCGATAATAATGCCCCATAACTGCCCCCGGTATCCTGGAGGGAATCGCTTGAGCGCATTGAGCGCCAGCCGGTACAGAATCCCCGACTTCGTAATGACCGCACTCATCGCCATAATAAAGATCATGTATAGCCAGGTTGTCGAGCCGAAGCCCGATAATGCCGCTTCTGGCGTCACCAGACCGCCGGTTATCCAGAGCATCACCATGCCGAGCGCCACCAGATAGTCGGGGATGACATTAATAATCCACAGAATGACAGCAGCGATCGCTATCCCGATGAATCGCATCGCCTCCGGGGACAGTCCGCCGACAGGCTCTAGCCAACCGAACAATACGATGCAGGCCAACGCCAGCAGCACGAAGAAGGTCTCCATCAGCCGATGACCCTGGAGCAGCCTACCGGCTCCCGCCCCCAGCAGTTGGCTGCGCTGCATGGCGAGCTTCAGCCTGGATAGGCCATAGCTCGTTAGCTCGCTCTCTGACGCCGCAGCCGCCTCCCCGCGCTGAAGATAGCGCTGCGCCTGTTGCTCTCGTCCCGCCTTGAGCGCCAGCTCCGCACCCAAACTGTAAAGTACAAGGCGTTCGGGCGGTGCGAAGGCGGCCTCGCCAGACTCCAGCACCCGCTCGAGCAGCGATACGCCCTGGTCGGGGTCATGCTCCAGCGCACTGCGCAGCACAGCTACCAGGCTGCTCAAGCGGCCGGCATACTGCTGGGCAGGGAGAGCAGCCAGCGTCCGCAGCAGCTCCGGCCCTAGCTCCATCCCTGGTTCCGCCCCAAGCTCCATCCTCGGCGGCTTCAGCTCCGTGGCAGCTCCTCGCTCCACCCCCGTCCCGTTCAGCGATATATCGTCCCAGGGAACAGAGCGGGCACCAGACGCTCCCCGTGCTATCGTAGTTGCTCCGGCAAGTCTGGCAGATTGTCCCTTAGCTGGTTGGGGTGGGAGCGGTGCTGCGGCCAAGCCATGGCTACCCAGAAGCTCAAGCGCCGCTGCCCATTCCTCCTGGTCGAGATACAGCAGCAGCAGCTCCTTCCACAGTCCTGCATGCGCATAGAACGTCCGGGCCTCCTGCAGCCAGTCCTCCAGTTGCTGATGCCCATACAGGCTTTTGCCCAGCTCCAGCACCAGTTGGCGCCGTTCCGTCTCGAACACGAGACGAGAACTCTCAAGGGCATCACTCTGCCCGCTGCCCAGACTCACCCAGGGAAGCCACAGCGCCGCCTCCTGCAAGCGTTCCCCCTCTGCCAGCAAGCCTGCATGCTGCGCCAATGCTTCCGGCATGCTGCCGAGCAGCGCACAGCGAACAACCAGCTCCCGCGCCTGCTTCGGGAGTTGGAGCAATTGCTCCTGCAGCTTCGAAGCCTGCTCCTCCTTGGCAGCCTGCAGCCGGTTATTGGTCGACACCAACCGTTGCGATAGTTGGTGGATGAAATAGGAGGAAATCGCCGGGTGGTCTGTTAGCAACTGATCCAGTGTAGGCGAATCAATGCTGTACAGCTCCGTAGGCTGGGCGGCGACAGCCGCTGCTGAACGGGTCTCTCCGGTCAGCAGTGCCATCTCGCCCAGCACATCTCCCTCGCCAAGCACGGCTAACAGCCTGCGCTCTCCGCCTTCCGATGCCGCGTACAGCTCGATCCTGCCAGATATGATAATATACATCCGGTCTCCCGGGTCACCCTGATTGAACAGCGTCTCTCCGGGTGTATAGCGTTCCTTGTTCAGCTTGCCCAACAGCCGAGCCAGCTCCAGATTCGAGAGCTTGCTGAACAGCTCGATCTTTTGCAGTGCCAACGATTCATCCCCCTGGTTCTCTGTCATCCTATTTTTCTATTTTCAAGCAAAAAATGAGTGCTGACAAGTATTTTTGCATCAAGTATTGACAGTGATCAGGTAGCAATGATAATATCTTCCTTCCTACTACATAAACGGAGGATAGCAATCGTGATTACTGTACAAGACTTGAGTAAGACCTTCCGGGTAGCGGAGCGCTCATCCGGCCTGGGGCAAGCCTTCAAGTCGTTATTTCATCCACGTTACAAAACCGTTGAAGCCCTGAAGGACATCAGCTTCACCATCCCGCAGGGCGAGATCGTCGGCTACATCGGCCCGAACGGGGCAGGCAAATCGACCACGATCAAGGTAATGAGCGGCATACTCGTCCCCGATCAAGGCACCTGCTCCATTATGGGCTATACGCCATGGGAGCAGCGCGTCAGCTATGTCAAGCATATCGGTGTCGTGTTCGGACAGCGCTCCCAGCTATGGTGGGATGTTCCGGTCATCGACTCCTTTGAGCTGCTGCGCGATATATATGCGGTGCCACAGACAGAGTACCGCAGCAATCTGGCACTGCTGACAGAGCTGCTGGCGCTGGAGCCGATGCTGGGGACACCCGTCCGCCAGCTCAGTCTGGGCCAGCGAATGCGCTGCGAGATTGCCGCCTCGCTCCTGCATAGCCCCAGCGTGCTGTTCCTCGATGAACCCACGATTGGCCTCGATGCGATGTCCAAGCTCGCTGTGCGGGAGTTCATCCGAATGATTAACAAGGAAAGAGGCGTCACCGTCATCCTGACGACCCATGACATGAGCGACATCGAGGCGCTTGCCTCGCGCATCCTGCTCATTGGCAAGGGGCGTCTGCTGCATGACGGAAGCTTGCAAGCGCTTCGCAGCCAATTCGGTGCGATCAAGACGATTACCGCCGAGTTCCGCCCTGCTAGCGCTCCGGCCATCATCGCTGGCGCCACGACGCTCTCCTGGTCGCCTGAGCGCGCCGAATTCCAGGTGGACACGAGCCAGGTCGCAATCTCGACCATCCTGGCGGCATTATCCGAGCAGGTCGAGCTGCTTGATGTGTCGATCGATGCCCAGCCGATCGAGGACTTGATTATGCAGCTCTATAAGGAGCATGAGCTGCTATGAGAATGTATCTGTCCGTCTTCAAGCTGCGGCTCTACACCGGACTGCAGTACCGCACAGCGGCGCTGGCAGGCATAGCGACACAGTTTTTCTGGGGCTTTATCATCCTTATGGTATTTCAGGCCTTCTATCACCAGACTGCGGGCAGCCAGCCGATCTCCCTTCAGGAGCTGACCGCGTACATCTGGCTGCAGCAGGCATTTTTGGCCCTGATTATGCTCTGGTTCCGCGACAACGAATTATTCGATCTGATTACTACGGGCAATATCGCGTATGAGCTATGCCGACCAAGCGGCATCTACGGGTTCTGGTATGCGAAGCTGCTCGCCCAGCGCTTGGCTGGAGCTGCTCTGCGCAGCGGTCCGATACTTGTTGCAGCGATGTTGCTGCCTGGAGGCTATCGCCTTATGCTGCCCCCAGATGGAGCAGCGCTGGCCTTGTTCCTCCTCTCGCTGCTGATTGGCCTGGCTCTGATCGTTGCTATCTCGATGCTGATCTATATCAGCGTCTTCGTTACCTTGTCGCCTGCTGGTTCGCTTCTTATGTTCGGCGTGCTGGGTGAATTTTGCGCGGGAATGGTCATTCCGGTGCCGCTCATGCCAGCCTGGCTGCAGCAGATCATCTATGTACTGCCCTTTCGCTGGAGTGCAGACTTCCCGTTTCGCGTCTACTCCGGCCATATCGGGACGCTGGATGCACTGACAGGGATCGGCATTCAACTGGTGTGGCTGGCTGTACTCGTTATGCTAGGCAAGTGGCTCATGAAATTGGCGCTGCGCAGCGTCGTGGTACAGGGGGGATAGACGATGCAACTGTATTGGAAATATATGACTATCTTATTCAAATCACAACTGCAATACCGTGCTTCCTTCCTCCTGCTGTCGCTAGGCCAATTTCTTGTGCCGTTCTCCATCTTCGCCGGGGTGTATTTCCTGTTCGAGCGATTCGGCCAGATCAAGGGCTGGAGCTTCCCGGAGGTTGCACTATGCTTTGCCGTCATTCATATGTCGTTTGCCATTAGCGAATGCTTCGCTCGCGGCTTCGACAGCTTCTCCGGGCTGATCCGGCGAGGCGACTTCGACCGGCTGCTCGTCCGTCCGCGCGGCACCGTGCTGCAGGTGCTGGGCTCCAGCTTCGAATTCACGCGGATCGGACGGCTCGTGCAGAGCGTGCTTGTACTCATCTATGCCGTGTCTTCCCTGGAGATGGCGTGGACGATTCCCAAGGCACTCACGCTCGGCTTCATGATTGCGAGCGGCGTGTTTATCTTTACCGGAATCTTCATGCTTGCAGCGACACTATGCTTCTGGACTGTTCAAGGTCTGGAGGTCGCCAACATCTTCACCGATGGCGGGCGGGAGATGGCGCAGTATCCGCTTCATATCTATGAGACATGGGTGAAGCGCTTCTTCACCTTCGTCATCCCGTTTGGCTGTGTCAATTACGTGCCGCTGCTCTACATCTTAGGCAAGTCTGGCGAAGATAGCTGGCTCTACATGCTTGCACCGACCGCTGGCATCGCCTTCATCCTCCCTTGCCTGCTCATATGGAATATCGGAGTTCGGCATTACCGTTCCACGGGCTCCTAGCCGCAGCACGCAGACGCAGCACGCAGACGCAGTCGTACAGACACAGCGCACAGACACAGCGCACAGACGCTGGCGTACAGACACAGCGCACAGACGCTGGCGTACAGACGCAGCGGACAGACGCTGTCGCGCAGTCGCAGCGGACAGACCCACTCGTACAGACACAGCGGACAGCGCTGCCGCATAGCACCAAGATGCAGCGGCGACATACGGCCGTTCGTACCGTACCATGCCGTAAGGCATGGCGACTGTCAACGAAAACAACCGTCCCCGGTCGGGTGAAGGGCAAGATACCCTCAACGGCCGGGGACGGTTGTTCAGATGGCTACAAGCAGCACATAGAGCAGCAATGCAAGCGCCATAACCGCTGCAAAGCGATAATTGGCGCGCGTCAAGCGGAACACTGGCTGCTTGAGCAGACCGGCAAGCAGGTTATTCACCGCCGAAGCCGGAGATACCGGATTGGATAGCGACCAACTGCCGAGCAGCAGGATCGCGAAGGAAACTGTGTTTAGCCCCACACTTGCCGGGTCGATACTCGTCACAAGCACCGTCACGGTAACGATGGGATGCAGGCCAATGAGCGAGGTGAGGCCAACAGCAGCAACGGTAAGCAACGAGAAGGAAAACGCGACCGGCAGCGGCAGTTGTCCCAGCAGCTCCGGGATCGCCGGGCCGAACCCGATACCGCTAATCGCCCCACTGAAAAAGCCCGCCGCCAAAAACAGCGTCATCTCCTTCTGCAGCGAACCCAAGGTAACCCGGAAATGGTTCGTCAAGCCTTGCCGAAAGGTTGGCAGCTCGCGCTTGAGCATACACCATAGCAACGGGAACACCGAGGCCGCCAAGCACGTAATAATAACCATCGGCAAATCCACCAACCGCTCCAGCAGCAGGATGACACCGATCGCCAGTATGAGGTAGGCGGCGAGCCCGGGAGGGAAGCCTGACGTTGTTGGCTTGTCCTCTCCTGCGGCAATGGTCCGCTCCGCAGGCAGTGGAGGCGCTGGAGTCTGGCTGAGCCGTATCGTATCGGCATCAGGCTGCGGCAAGCCCTCTTCATTGGTGACAGGCGGCATCGCGTCCGAGGCCTGGCGCAGCTTGGGGGCATCCACCAGCAGACTAATAGCCACGCTTAGCAGCGACAGAACTAAAAGATGCGGCAGCAGCACCGACCAGCTTACATGCAGTGAGCTGGCAACCAGCGTCATCGCTGCAAAATACGGCGACCACAAGATGGCTCCGCCAAACCCTCTGTTCATCGCCGCCGCAAGCAAGCTTGATAACGCCGGGGCGCGCGGCTTCACATAGACAAGATAATAGACGACCGGGATAGAACCCACATTAATAAAAGCGCCAAGAAGCTGTGTCAGCAGTTGGGTGCCCACCAGCAGACTCCCCGTGCTGCGCAAGCGCCGCTCATAGAAGCGCTCCAGTGCAGCATAGTATTCCGGCAACCGGACCGGGATACCGAATAACGGCGCAAAGACAAACAGCGTCACCAAGGTCGCATTCATCGATGCGGCCTGAAGCCACGCGGCAAGCGGCGCTTGCTGAAGTATCAGGCTGACCGTGCCTACGATCATAAACACAAGGCTAAGGTAGAGCGCTGTTCCACGCAGATGGCGCAGCAGCACCCCGATTGCCGCTAGAGCCAGCCAGCCGACAGCATAGCCGAGCAGTGTCCAATGAGTGAGCTGATATGCAATAAAGGTGACCGCCAGCATCAATACCAGCGGCCTGTCTACAATCTTGAGTCGTTCCATACACGCATGCCTTCTTTTGTCGTCATTTAGGGCGTGTCGAAAAAAACGTTCAGGGGCATCTCTCCCCGCCTTTTCGCCCCATGCTGCGTTGCCTTTTCTTGACGTAGCCCCAGTACGCCTTTCCAAAAGCGCCTTGCCTGGAACAATAATTCATCCGTTCAAGGTTTTCAGACGCCCTAGTTCTTAGTCATTATCAAGTGCTTCCGCTCAAGAGTCAACCCCTTCCCCTGATATTTGCGGTTAGCGAAGCAGTACCAACAAAAACAGGCCAGCCCAAGTGGCTGGCCCCATACTCTATTATGGCGACTGCGATTAGATATTCCCGCTCTCGATCTGCTGCGCCCTGCCAGCAAGCAGCTTCACAATCTCTGCGTATTCTGTCAATGCCACATCCAGACGGGTGCGCAGCTCCTCGTTCAGCACGGCTTCGCCCTGCTCATTGCGCGCCACCTGCGAATCGACAGCGAACACGCCTGTCAGCAAGTGACGCGCGCCCAGCGCAGACAGCACCGGCTTCAAGGCGTAGTCGATGCTCAAGAAATGAGCGATCGTCCCGCCGATGAACAGCGGCAGCACCGGCTTGCCGACAAGCCCTTTTTGCGGCAGCAAATCCAGCACAGCCTTCAACAATCCCGTGTAAGAAGCCTTATAGACCGGCGATGCGACGATCACTGCATCCGCAGAAGCGACTGCCGCTCCGATCCCCTGGATCGCGGGGCTGTCGAACCGCGCGAACAGCAGATCCTCTGCCGGGAGATCCGTTGCATGAATCGCAGACACCTCGAAGCCTGCCTGCTCCAGCGCTTGAGTCGCATAGTCTACGATGCCGAATAGTCTGGAGCTCCTGGATGGGCTCCCTGTAAGGATTACAATCTTGGCCATTCCCTGATCACACTCCTGCCTCATTAATAATGGTACTGCATCGGTTCCTGCCCACTCCTGAAGATACTACTGAGGGTACTCCTGAATGCTCCGCCCATTGCAGCTATGTCACCGATCTCACAGGCTGCTCTGCACCGCGGCGCGATTCTGAGGATGGATCAAATCGTTTGCGCTCTGTACGATCGATCTGCACAATTCTTCCATCATGGACAGTGATCAGCACCGATCCGTATTCCAAACCATTTAATTGATCAGAGATTCTCTCCGTCCACAATGAATCGATCTGTAGTGGCTTTGGCATGGTTCCTCTCTCCTTACTATTCAGTGTAACAAATTTTATATGACCCAGCCATTCCAATCCCGCTTTTTGCGCTCCAAATCCTTGAGCCAATTGACCGTGCTTGAGAACAGAACCGCTACGCTCGCCTGTGAGGAGAAGGTATGATCTCCCTGGAGAATCACCTCTTTGTCGCATTGACCATCCTGGCGAGTCCAGAACAGCTTCTGATACAAGAAGGTATAATCCACCGGAATGACATCATCGGAGGTGCCATGCACCAGCAGCACATCTCCGCCGAAGTCCTTCAAATCCCGCAAAGGCTGATGCTTGGTCAGTGATTCATAGAATACCGGACGGAAGGTGTAGCCCAGGTAATCTGCTCCGCCCTGTGTCATCGCTTGATCATGCACATCCCGGCCTGTAATTTTCACTATATCTGTATAAGGATGAGCGACTGGCGCCCACAATACCAGCGTCTTGACCCGCTTATCCTTGACACCTGTCAGCAGCGCAGACGCGCCTCCCAGACTGTGTCCCAGCAGAATCACCCGCTCTGGATCAACAATGTCCATATCGAGCGCGTAGTCCAGAACATAGCGTGTCTGTTCGATGAACGAGTCCAGACCCGTCTCGCCGTAATCCCCATCGCTCTCGCCGCAGCCGGCATAATCGAAGCGAAGCACGATGAACCCTTCCTTGCTGAATGTACGCGCCGCCTTCACAAACAACCGATCTGTACCGATCCGACTGCCGACGAAGCCATGGCATATAATGATGATCGGCAGACGCGACGGGCTGTCCTGCGTTAACTCCGGATAATGCAGCGTTGCTGCCAGATTCCATTGTCCACTTTTAATTGTAATTGTTCTCTCCATGCAGCAACGCCGCCTCCTGTAGTCTTTCATTATATTTGTAATGAGAATGTCTTGAAATCAGTGGTTGATACGGAGCACTGTAGCCTTCGACAATGTCCGATGTCCGATTGCTGTTATGTTCTTTTTATCAATATAACACTTTTCACACCAAAATACTAGGAATTTATTTTTCGCCCTTCCACAAAGGATTTGACGAGCAATGTGACAAACGCCAGCAGCAGCAGCAGCGAGGCGACGGCAAAGGCGGCGGCGAACTGGTATTCATTGTACAATATCTCTACCTGCAGCGGCAATGTGTTCGTCTGTCCGCGTATATGTCCGGAGACGACAGAGACCGCCCCGAACTCGCCCATCGCCCGCGCGTTGCAGAGAATGATCCCGTACAGCAGCCCCCACTTGATATTAGGCAGCGTGATGCGCCAGAATATCTGCCAGCCCCGCGCGCCAAGGCTCGCGGCTGCTTCCTCCTCCTGTGTCCCTTGCGCCTGCATTAACGGGATGATCTCCCGCGCCACGAACGGGAAGGTGACAAACACCGTCGCCAGCACAATTCCCGGCAGGGCGAATATAATCTGAATCCCCCGTTCATCAAGCCACGGCCCCCAGAAGCCCTGTGCACCGAACAGGAGCACAAAGATCAGACCCGAGATGACAGGCGATATGGCAAAGGGCAGGTCAATTAGTGTCAGGAGCAGATTTTTGCCCCGGAACTGAAACTTCGTTATCGCCCACGCTGCCGCTACGCCGAATATCGTGTTGAGCGGCACCGCGATCGCTGCTGTCAGCAGCGTCAGCCTCAGCGCTGCCAGCGCATCCTTATCCGTAATCGAGGCCAGATAGACCTCGAAGCCCTTCCTGAACGCCTCCACAAAGATCGTCATCAACGGCAGCACCACGACGAGCGTTAAAAATAGCAAGGCGACGCTGATCAGGATGACCCTCACCGGGCCAGACTCGTTAATATGCGGCGGCCGCTGAGCCGCCTGATGATCGAGATGGGCGGTAATCGCTCCAGCCATGATAGCCCCTCCTCTAGGCTGCGACTGAACGGCGGCCAGACCACCATTGCAGCGCATTAATGATTAGCAGCATCACAAACGAGATGATCAGCATGACGAGGGCAATGGCCGTCGCCCCCATATAATCGTACTGCTCCAGCTTCGTCATGATGAGCAGCGGCGCAATCTCGGTCTTGAGCGGCATATTGCCGGAGATGAAGACAACCGAGCCGTATTCGCCAAGCCCGCGCGCGAACGCCATCGCAAATCCGGTCAGCAGCGGCGGGATCAGCTCCGGCAGCAGGACGCGGGTGAAGGTTCGCAGCCTATACGCTCCAAGCATCACGGCCGCTTCCTCCGTATCCTTCTCCATATCCTGCAATACAGGCTGCACCGTGCGTACAACGAACGGCAAGCCGATGAATACGAGGGCGATCGTAATGCCCAGCGGTGTAAATGCCACCTTGATGCCCAGCGGCTCCAGCCACTTCCCGATCCAGCCAGTGGGTGCGTAGATGGCTGTGAGCGCAATCCCCGCTACTGCGGTCGGCAGCGCAAAGGGCAGATCGATCAAGCTGTCGACGATTCGCTTGCCAGGGAAACGGTAGCGAACCAGCACCCAGGCAACCAGCAGACCGAAGACGACATTGATCGATGCTGCGGCGAATGCAGTCAGGAAGCTGACCTTGTAGGATGCCAGCACGCGCGGATGGGTGACTGTATCCCAGAATTGGCTCCATGGCATGCC contains:
- a CDS encoding YezD family protein gives rise to the protein MPKPLQIDSLWTERISDQLNGLEYGSVLITVHDGRIVQIDRTERKRFDPSSESRRGAEQPVRSVT
- a CDS encoding ABC transporter permease, translating into MQLYWKYMTILFKSQLQYRASFLLLSLGQFLVPFSIFAGVYFLFERFGQIKGWSFPEVALCFAVIHMSFAISECFARGFDSFSGLIRRGDFDRLLVRPRGTVLQVLGSSFEFTRIGRLVQSVLVLIYAVSSLEMAWTIPKALTLGFMIASGVFIFTGIFMLAATLCFWTVQGLEVANIFTDGGREMAQYPLHIYETWVKRFFTFVIPFGCVNYVPLLYILGKSGEDSWLYMLAPTAGIAFILPCLLIWNIGVRHYRSTGS
- a CDS encoding ABC transporter permease → MRMYLSVFKLRLYTGLQYRTAALAGIATQFFWGFIILMVFQAFYHQTAGSQPISLQELTAYIWLQQAFLALIMLWFRDNELFDLITTGNIAYELCRPSGIYGFWYAKLLAQRLAGAALRSGPILVAAMLLPGGYRLMLPPDGAALALFLLSLLIGLALIVAISMLIYISVFVTLSPAGSLLMFGVLGEFCAGMVIPVPLMPAWLQQIIYVLPFRWSADFPFRVYSGHIGTLDALTGIGIQLVWLAVLVMLGKWLMKLALRSVVVQGG
- a CDS encoding SLC13 family permease, producing the protein MALQKIELFSKLSNLELARLLGKLNKERYTPGETLFNQGDPGDRMYIIISGRIELYAASEGGERRLLAVLGEGDVLGEMALLTGETRSAAAVAAQPTELYSIDSPTLDQLLTDHPAISSYFIHQLSQRLVSTNNRLQAAKEEQASKLQEQLLQLPKQARELVVRCALLGSMPEALAQHAGLLAEGERLQEAALWLPWVSLGSGQSDALESSRLVFETERRQLVLELGKSLYGHQQLEDWLQEARTFYAHAGLWKELLLLYLDQEEWAAALELLGSHGLAAAPLPPQPAKGQSARLAGATTIARGASGARSVPWDDISLNGTGVERGAATELKPPRMELGAEPGMELGPELLRTLAALPAQQYAGRLSSLVAVLRSALEHDPDQGVSLLERVLESGEAAFAPPERLVLYSLGAELALKAGREQQAQRYLQRGEAAAASESELTSYGLSRLKLAMQRSQLLGAGAGRLLQGHRLMETFFVLLALACIVLFGWLEPVGGLSPEAMRFIGIAIAAVILWIINVIPDYLVALGMVMLWITGGLVTPEAALSGFGSTTWLYMIFIMAMSAVITKSGILYRLALNALKRFPPGYRGQLWGIIIGGLAMNPLIPSSSVKVSLGVPIARTLSESMGLADRSKGAAGFGLAAMIFYGFTAPFVLTGSYTNVMAYGLAGGKHPVSWLAWLVYAIPALAVFAAVMIALLLRMFGRTEALRPISPEVLDQQLGLLGPLSKLERIALLTVVSCILLMIAQPLHGVDSTWIMLGGFGVLIVTGALDRRTLSTGIDWTFLLFLGVAFSFAAAVEQLGIAEAMSGYLSGHMGVFAASPLLFLLAVIVLSFAVTLVIRDDPAVILLITALLPISTGLGIHPWVLVFVILLATDPFFFTYQSPTYLTAYYSSEGKAFSHRQGQQIALAYGAAVLLAVMVSIPFWHWLGLIR
- a CDS encoding YqzM family protein, with translation MENVRDPREHFNEEPRHDFTDVVMGFVGMAGFMTVIFALAVIIKFVIS
- the uvrC gene encoding excinuclease ABC subunit UvrC; translation: MQEPTTEHGRAAAEELIRSKLALLPDQPGCYLMKNGEGTIIYVGKAKVLKNRVRSYFSGSHNGKTQRLVSEIRDFEYIVTSSNMEALILECNLIKQYHPRYNVLLKDDKTFPYLKITHEPHPKLEVTRRVLKDKAKYFGPYPNGYAAQQTKKLLDRLYPLRKCNTLPDKVCLYYHMGQCVAPCEYEVDQAVYDEMAQGIARFLNGGHGEVKEQLRAKMEEAAEALEFERAKEYRDQMMAIDAMMEKQKITLTDTRDRDVFGYAVDKGWMCVQILYMRQGKMIERHATTFPYYGEAHDDFMTFVAQYYSDNPALPHEILLPQAPKLRQPEEAVLLAGEASPAEESAAASPSSSSACSDEAAAVAEDAAVSAAEESGQLLQSWLKVKVMLPQRGRKREVVEMANENARVALDEKFKLIERDEERSVLAARGLAAYLQLPSASRIEAFDNSNIQGTDPVSAMVVFVDGKPDKKEYRKYKVRTVQGPDDYETMREVIRRRYERVLKDGLQLPDLIVVDGGKGQISAAVDVLENELGLYVPVCGIVKDARHKTAQLMTGDPPEIVPLPRDSQEFYLLQRIQDEVHRFAITFHREQRGKSMVASRLDAIPGIGEKRRKLLLKHFGSIKKIKEASIEDFRPLSIGDKLAATILEQLHNEP
- the ssuE gene encoding NADPH-dependent FMN reductase, whose protein sequence is MAKIVILTGSPSRSSRLFGIVDYATQALEQAGFEVSAIHATDLPAEDLLFARFDSPAIQGIGAAVASADAVIVASPVYKASYTGLLKAVLDLLPQKGLVGKPVLPLFIGGTIAHFLSIDYALKPVLSALGARHLLTGVFAVDSQVARNEQGEAVLNEELRTRLDVALTEYAEIVKLLAGRAQQIESGNI
- a CDS encoding ABC transporter ATP-binding protein, yielding MITVQDLSKTFRVAERSSGLGQAFKSLFHPRYKTVEALKDISFTIPQGEIVGYIGPNGAGKSTTIKVMSGILVPDQGTCSIMGYTPWEQRVSYVKHIGVVFGQRSQLWWDVPVIDSFELLRDIYAVPQTEYRSNLALLTELLALEPMLGTPVRQLSLGQRMRCEIAASLLHSPSVLFLDEPTIGLDAMSKLAVREFIRMINKERGVTVILTTHDMSDIEALASRILLIGKGRLLHDGSLQALRSQFGAIKTITAEFRPASAPAIIAGATTLSWSPERAEFQVDTSQVAISTILAALSEQVELLDVSIDAQPIEDLIMQLYKEHELL